A section of the Bryobacteraceae bacterium genome encodes:
- a CDS encoding FAD-dependent oxidoreductase produces MKPTRRQFVATISSLPVFSAPAWAAGREIACDVAVLGGGVGGCAAALAACRSGLRVVMTEETRWIGGQLTAQAVPPDEHPWIEMFGCTASYRAFRNGVRQYYRDHYPLLAPHRANPRLNPGGGSVSALTHEPRVALAVLQAMLQPYLASGRLALFTEALPLRADTDGDLVRAVAIRDSSGVERIVRAAYFLDATETGELLPMTGTEFVTGAESRGQTGELHAPETARPDNHQAFTVCFALGYDAEADHTIDRPAEYAFWRDYVPELRPPWPGRLLSWSMSDPVTLKPRNVFFDPTLQARQPGLNLWLYRRIVRKDLYEPGFCRTDVTLVNWPQNDYWLGNLYGVPEQEAARHLERARQLSLSLLYWMQTEAPRPDGGAGWRGLHLRPDITGTADGLAMYPYIRESRRIQAEFTVLEQHVGAEARQKLTGKPPEELTAEPFADSVGVGSYRIDLHPSSGGDNYIDVSSLPFQIPLGALIPKRMENLLPAAKNLGVTHITNGCYRLHPVEWNVGESAGALAAHCVRRRLRPRQVRNTAKLLREFQDSLVEQGVEIAWPKLRPR; encoded by the coding sequence ATGAAGCCGACACGGCGGCAGTTCGTTGCAACAATTTCCTCGCTTCCTGTTTTTTCGGCGCCCGCCTGGGCCGCCGGCCGTGAGATCGCCTGCGATGTGGCCGTCCTTGGCGGCGGCGTGGGCGGGTGCGCCGCGGCGCTGGCCGCCTGCCGCTCCGGTCTGCGCGTCGTGATGACCGAAGAGACCCGTTGGATCGGCGGCCAGCTCACAGCACAGGCGGTACCGCCCGACGAACATCCCTGGATTGAAATGTTCGGTTGCACGGCCAGCTACCGCGCCTTTCGCAATGGCGTGCGGCAGTATTATCGCGACCACTACCCGCTGCTGGCGCCGCACCGCGCCAACCCGCGGCTCAACCCGGGAGGCGGTTCGGTTTCCGCGCTCACGCACGAGCCACGCGTCGCCCTGGCGGTGCTCCAGGCGATGCTTCAGCCATACCTCGCCTCGGGACGCCTGGCGCTGTTCACGGAAGCCCTGCCGCTGCGGGCCGACACGGACGGCGATCTGGTCCGGGCGGTGGCGATCCGGGACTCCTCCGGCGTCGAGCGCATCGTCCGTGCCGCCTATTTCCTCGACGCCACCGAGACGGGAGAGCTGCTGCCCATGACCGGCACGGAATTCGTCACCGGGGCCGAATCCCGCGGCCAGACCGGCGAGCTGCATGCGCCGGAGACCGCCCGGCCAGACAATCATCAGGCGTTCACCGTCTGCTTTGCGCTCGGCTACGACGCCGAGGCCGACCACACCATCGACCGGCCCGCCGAATATGCCTTCTGGCGCGACTATGTGCCCGAGCTGCGGCCGCCGTGGCCGGGCAGGCTGCTGAGCTGGTCGATGTCGGATCCGGTGACCCTGAAACCCCGCAACGTCTTCTTCGATCCCACGCTTCAGGCCCGCCAGCCCGGGCTCAACCTCTGGCTCTACCGACGCATCGTGCGGAAGGATCTCTACGAGCCAGGCTTCTGCCGCACGGATGTCACACTGGTCAACTGGCCGCAGAACGACTATTGGCTCGGCAACCTGTACGGCGTGCCGGAGCAGGAGGCGGCGCGGCACCTCGAGCGCGCGCGCCAGCTCAGCCTTTCGCTGCTGTACTGGATGCAGACGGAGGCGCCCCGGCCGGACGGCGGCGCCGGCTGGCGCGGGCTGCATCTGCGGCCGGACATCACCGGCACGGCCGACGGGCTGGCCATGTATCCCTACATCCGCGAGTCGCGCCGCATTCAGGCCGAATTCACCGTGCTTGAACAGCACGTGGGCGCGGAGGCGCGTCAGAAGCTGACCGGAAAGCCGCCCGAAGAACTCACCGCCGAGCCGTTTGCCGACTCGGTGGGCGTCGGCAGCTACCGCATTGACCTGCACCCCTCGAGCGGCGGCGACAACTACATCGACGTCAGCAGCCTGCCGTTCCAGATCCCGCTCGGCGCACTGATCCCGAAGCGGATGGAGAACCTGCTGCCGGCCGCCAAGAATCTCGGCGTCACGCACATCACCAACGGCTGCTACCGCCTGCATCCGGTGGAGTGGAACGTCGGGGAAAGCGCCGGCGCGCTGGCGGCGCACTGCGTGCGCCGCAGGCTGCGCCCGCGCCAGGTGCGCAATACGGCGAAGCTTCTGCGCGAGTTTCAGGATTCCCTCGTTGAGCAGGGCGTCGAGATCGCCTGGCCGAAGTTGCGCCCGCGGTGA
- the ispA gene encoding geranyltranstransferase yields the protein MPETLTAYADRYRPLIERRLERLCPCSSLEGAAPLNQALRCAVSGAGKRIRPLLTLLSASAFGLPAEHALDLACGVEFLHISSVILDDLPAMDDALMRHHRPALHILYGEATALLAALALYAEAFRIFSRCPGLVEEAVRAVGCDGMIGGQQADLRGVRPSLLAKTTSLIRFALSAGAMAAGAPLPQKIALARFGDLTGEAYQVCDDLMDELASEGIAGKTVGQDRRHGRPAFPAGGALSEACSRARHLVEEAMAALDQALPPCGEREVLGDFAETILRRINGFVEKTHGDVDGSGPVVAFGGRERGLLAADPGRRR from the coding sequence ATGCCAGAAACGCTGACTGCGTACGCCGACCGTTACCGGCCGCTCATCGAGCGTCGGCTTGAGCGGCTCTGCCCGTGCTCGTCGCTGGAAGGAGCCGCTCCCCTCAATCAGGCGCTGCGGTGCGCCGTTTCCGGCGCCGGCAAACGCATCCGCCCCCTGCTGACGCTGCTTTCGGCAAGCGCCTTCGGCCTGCCGGCCGAACACGCTCTTGACCTGGCTTGCGGCGTGGAATTCCTTCACATCAGTTCGGTCATTCTGGACGACCTGCCGGCGATGGATGATGCCCTGATGCGCCATCACCGGCCCGCCCTGCATATCCTGTATGGGGAGGCGACGGCCCTGTTGGCAGCGCTGGCCCTGTACGCGGAAGCGTTCCGGATCTTCTCCCGATGTCCGGGTCTTGTCGAGGAAGCCGTGCGTGCCGTGGGATGCGACGGGATGATCGGCGGCCAGCAGGCCGACCTCCGCGGGGTGCGCCCGAGCCTTCTGGCCAAGACGACGTCGCTCATCCGTTTCGCGCTGAGCGCTGGCGCCATGGCCGCAGGCGCTCCTCTCCCACAGAAAATCGCGCTGGCACGGTTCGGCGACCTGACTGGAGAGGCCTACCAGGTCTGCGACGACCTGATGGATGAGCTCGCCAGCGAAGGCATTGCCGGCAAGACCGTAGGCCAGGACCGCCGCCATGGCCGTCCCGCTTTTCCCGCCGGCGGCGCGCTGTCGGAAGCGTGCAGCCGTGCGCGCCACCTGGTGGAAGAGGCGATGGCGGCCCTCGATCAGGCGCTTCCCCCCTGCGGCGAGCGCGAGGTCCTCGGCGACTTCGCCGAAACCATTCTGCGACGAATCAACGGCTTCGTGGAGAAAACACATGGTGATGTTGACGGCAGCGGCCCTGTTGTTGCTTTTGGTGGCCGTGAACGTGGCCTTCTGGCCGCGGATCCGGGCCGGCGGCGGTGA
- a CDS encoding peptidase M23 — protein MNHQSYFIVVLAHSLHGRLRRFHIDQKVVFAVLALALLGCFTLFGMVSSYVRMAWKVSNYNSLRQEAELLRARFQRLLNEAQEANEEVAKLSMFAAEVSVAYGIHRQPAYPGETELALTSTKLAPTLAETLEAYNKLRTASLTASTRLSARRWLVNTTPSLWPVTGRLLSNFGNREDPFHGHMAFHTGVDISAPVGTPVKAAADGIVIEADWMGNYGKLIVLDHGKGLQTWYAHLSRIDVIPGQEVRLGQIIGATGATGRVTSPHLHYEVRRGGVAVNPYGYLARSALSTPDPRMGFPF, from the coding sequence ATGAACCATCAGTCGTACTTCATCGTAGTCCTGGCTCATTCGCTGCACGGGCGGCTGCGGCGCTTTCATATCGATCAGAAGGTCGTGTTTGCCGTGCTGGCCTTGGCGCTGCTGGGCTGTTTCACGCTGTTCGGCATGGTCTCCAGTTATGTCCGGATGGCGTGGAAGGTGTCCAATTACAACAGCCTCCGCCAGGAAGCTGAGCTGCTGCGGGCCCGCTTTCAGCGGCTGTTGAACGAAGCCCAGGAGGCCAACGAGGAAGTGGCGAAGCTGTCGATGTTCGCCGCGGAGGTCTCGGTCGCTTACGGCATTCACCGCCAGCCCGCCTATCCAGGCGAGACCGAGCTGGCGCTGACGTCGACGAAGCTGGCGCCAACGCTTGCGGAAACCCTCGAAGCTTACAACAAGCTCCGCACCGCATCCCTCACGGCCAGCACCAGGTTGTCCGCGCGCCGCTGGCTGGTGAACACGACGCCGAGCCTGTGGCCCGTCACCGGACGGCTGCTGAGCAACTTCGGCAACCGCGAGGATCCCTTTCACGGCCACATGGCCTTCCACACGGGCGTCGACATCAGCGCCCCGGTCGGTACGCCCGTGAAGGCGGCCGCCGACGGTATCGTGATCGAAGCCGACTGGATGGGCAACTACGGCAAACTGATCGTGCTCGATCACGGCAAGGGCCTCCAGACCTGGTATGCGCACCTTTCCCGCATCGACGTGATTCCGGGGCAAGAGGTACGGCTGGGCCAGATCATTGGCGCCACCGGCGCCACCGGCCGCGTGACATCTCCGCACCTGCATTACGAGGTGCGCCGCGGCGGCGTGGCGGTGAACCCTTACGGCTACCTGGCCCGCTCGGCGCTGTCCACGCCGGACCCCAGGATGGGCTTCCCGTTCTGA
- a CDS encoding tRNA/rRNA methyltransferase SpoU translates to MQRQAEIQSAQNPLLKQLRRALERGSLTPQGLCVAEGFHLLAEALRGGLRVPLVLCSEEAEARVAEWLDGRMDTRRVRVRRELLQRISAAETSQGVIALVQPPSFRTEDVFRGSGPVVVLDRVQDPGNAGAIARAAEAFGAAGIVMVKGTVSRWNPKTLRASAGSLFRLACLEGVEPPEAAALLQGHGRSVLVAAAHSGALPWEVDWRTRCALIIGNEARGAGEEFVSLGSPVHVPTTGVESLNAAVAAAVLLYEAMRQRGTR, encoded by the coding sequence ATGCAGCGGCAGGCGGAGATCCAGAGTGCGCAGAACCCGCTGCTCAAGCAGTTGCGGCGGGCGCTGGAGCGCGGTTCGCTCACCCCGCAGGGGCTGTGCGTGGCCGAAGGGTTCCATCTGCTTGCGGAGGCGCTGCGCGGCGGCCTGCGCGTGCCGCTGGTGCTTTGTTCGGAAGAGGCGGAGGCGCGCGTGGCGGAATGGCTCGATGGCCGCATGGACACGCGGCGAGTTCGCGTGCGTCGTGAATTGCTCCAACGGATCTCCGCCGCCGAGACCTCGCAGGGGGTCATCGCGTTGGTCCAGCCGCCCTCCTTCCGCACGGAGGACGTCTTCCGCGGCAGCGGGCCGGTGGTGGTGCTGGACCGCGTCCAGGACCCGGGCAACGCGGGCGCCATTGCGCGCGCGGCCGAAGCGTTCGGCGCGGCGGGAATCGTGATGGTGAAGGGGACGGTCTCGCGTTGGAATCCGAAGACGCTGCGCGCGAGTGCGGGCTCGCTGTTCCGGCTTGCGTGTCTGGAAGGCGTTGAGCCCCCGGAGGCAGCGGCGCTGTTGCAGGGCCACGGGCGCAGCGTGCTGGTGGCGGCGGCGCATTCGGGCGCCCTGCCCTGGGAGGTGGACTGGCGCACCCGCTGCGCGCTCATCATCGGCAATGAAGCGCGGGGCGCGGGTGAGGAGTTCGTCTCGCTCGGCTCGCCGGTGCACGTGCCCACCACCGGAGTGGAGAGCCTGAACGCGGCCGTGGCCGCGGCGGTGCTGTTGTATGAGGCGATGCGGCAGCGGGGTACGCGATGA
- a CDS encoding ATPase AAA, which yields MSLFEFEMPQEPEEAKLDAGRPLAERMRPERLEDFVGQEHLLGPGKPLRVQIESDRLTSIILWGPPGTGKTTLARLIARTTRCAFVPFSAVLSGIREIKEVMAAAEKHRRQGLRTVLFVDEIHRFNKAQQDAFLPYVERGDIILIGATTENPSFEVVPALLSRSKVYALRPLTVEETVTLLERALPVVGKGAPRELLEQIAVYAGGDARRAYNILEIAATASEGPQLRREAVDDAIQRKTLLYDKSGEEHFNLISALHKSVRSSDPDAALYWLARMLEGGEDRLYIARRLVRMAIEDIGLADPRAVEQAVACWQAVHFLGEPEGDQALAQAAIYLALAPKSDAAYRALNDAREAARQKPVDPVPMQLRNAPTRAMQEWGYGEGYEHAHTYPEGLTAMECLPDWLRGRRFYEPTGRGVEQKIRERLEAIRRWKDEQRRRESGGGGAGPAGLSPA from the coding sequence ATGAGCCTGTTTGAATTTGAAATGCCCCAGGAGCCGGAAGAGGCGAAGCTGGACGCCGGCCGGCCGCTGGCTGAGCGGATGCGGCCGGAGCGGCTGGAGGACTTCGTCGGCCAGGAGCACCTGCTTGGGCCGGGCAAGCCGCTGCGCGTCCAGATCGAAAGCGACCGGCTGACGTCCATCATCCTGTGGGGGCCGCCAGGCACGGGCAAGACAACACTGGCGCGGCTGATTGCGCGCACGACCCGCTGCGCCTTCGTTCCTTTCAGCGCGGTGCTGAGCGGGATCCGCGAGATCAAGGAGGTGATGGCGGCGGCCGAAAAGCACCGGCGGCAGGGGCTGCGCACGGTGCTGTTTGTCGACGAAATTCACCGCTTCAACAAGGCGCAGCAGGACGCCTTTCTGCCCTACGTCGAGCGCGGCGACATCATCCTGATCGGCGCGACCACGGAGAACCCCTCCTTCGAGGTGGTGCCGGCGCTGCTGTCTCGATCCAAAGTTTACGCGCTGCGCCCACTCACGGTGGAGGAGACGGTGACGCTGCTTGAGCGGGCGCTTCCGGTGGTCGGCAAGGGGGCCCCGCGCGAGCTGCTGGAGCAGATCGCCGTCTACGCCGGCGGCGATGCGCGGCGCGCCTACAACATCCTGGAGATCGCCGCCACCGCGAGCGAAGGCCCGCAGTTGCGGCGCGAGGCGGTGGACGACGCCATTCAGCGAAAGACGCTGCTGTATGACAAGAGCGGCGAGGAGCACTTCAACCTGATCTCGGCGCTGCACAAGAGCGTGCGCTCGTCCGACCCCGATGCGGCCCTGTACTGGCTGGCGCGGATGCTCGAGGGCGGCGAGGACCGTCTTTACATCGCGCGCCGCCTGGTGCGCATGGCCATCGAAGACATCGGCCTGGCCGACCCGCGCGCCGTCGAACAGGCAGTGGCCTGCTGGCAGGCGGTGCATTTCCTCGGCGAGCCCGAAGGCGACCAGGCGCTGGCGCAGGCGGCCATCTATCTGGCCCTGGCGCCGAAATCCGACGCCGCCTACCGGGCCCTGAACGATGCTCGCGAGGCGGCGCGCCAGAAGCCAGTGGACCCGGTGCCGATGCAGTTGCGCAACGCGCCCACGCGCGCCATGCAGGAGTGGGGCTACGGCGAGGGCTATGAGCACGCACACACGTACCCGGAGGGACTGACGGCAATGGAATGCCTGCCGGACTGGCTGCGCGGGAGGCGCTTCTATGAACCCACCGGCCGCGGTGTCGAACAGAAAATCCGCGAGCGGCTTGAGGCGATCCGCCGGTGGAAGGATGAGCAGCGGAGACGAGAATCGGGCGGAGGAGGGGCCGGCCCCGCAGGGCTCAGTCCGGCTTGA
- a CDS encoding hypoxanthine phosphoribosyltransferase encodes MKVPALPVIDRVLFTEEEVQRRIREVADEISARYRDGNLKMIGVLKGSVFFLTALARELTIPVKIDFLSISPFSNHTRAPGVVRIAKDLDDSIEGEDVLLVEDIVDTGFTARYLLQTLAGRGPNSIALCTMLDRPARRIVPLKIDFRCFEIPDRFVIGCGLDYRQLYRNLNFIAVLKPD; translated from the coding sequence ATGAAGGTCCCGGCGCTTCCGGTCATCGACAGGGTGCTGTTCACCGAGGAAGAGGTGCAGCGCCGCATCCGCGAAGTGGCCGACGAGATTTCCGCCCGCTACCGCGACGGAAACCTGAAAATGATCGGCGTGCTGAAGGGGTCGGTTTTTTTCCTCACCGCGCTGGCGCGCGAGCTGACCATTCCGGTGAAAATCGACTTCCTTTCGATCTCTCCGTTTTCCAACCACACGCGCGCGCCGGGCGTCGTTCGCATCGCCAAGGATCTCGACGACTCCATCGAAGGCGAGGACGTGCTGCTTGTGGAAGACATCGTCGACACCGGCTTCACCGCCCGCTATCTCCTTCAGACGCTGGCCGGCCGCGGCCCCAACTCCATCGCGCTGTGCACGATGCTCGACCGGCCGGCGCGGCGCATCGTGCCGCTGAAGATCGACTTCCGCTGCTTCGAGATCCCGGACCGTTTCGTCATCGGCTGCGGCCTCGACTACCGGCAGCTCTACCGCAATCTGAACTTCATCGCCGTGCTCAAGCCGGACTGA
- a CDS encoding DNA-binding response regulator, producing the protein MSGRAAATIPTLVADDEAPALDELLYLLKSFPEIEVVGTAANGVEALKRIEELEPDLVFIDVQMPGLDGLSLIQKLHEHGAPVPAFVLCTAYEQYALEAFRMEALDYLLKPVTRERLALTIERVKRTMLEPEPPPAPQPPPLRKVLVKAGGKNLIVDAADVIYARIEDGLITVAATQVEGESNFKTLEELQATLDPAVFWRPHRSYLVNIHRIREVIPWFRSSYQIRMDDRKGTVIPVSRVQTRRLKELFRL; encoded by the coding sequence ATGAGCGGCCGTGCCGCGGCAACCATACCGACGCTTGTGGCCGACGACGAGGCGCCGGCGCTCGATGAGCTGCTGTACCTGCTGAAGAGTTTTCCCGAAATCGAGGTCGTCGGCACGGCGGCCAACGGCGTGGAGGCGCTGAAGCGGATCGAAGAGCTCGAGCCGGACCTGGTCTTCATCGACGTTCAGATGCCCGGGCTCGACGGGCTCAGCCTGATCCAGAAACTGCACGAGCATGGCGCGCCGGTGCCGGCCTTCGTCCTCTGCACCGCCTACGAGCAGTACGCGCTGGAGGCCTTCCGGATGGAGGCGCTCGACTATCTGCTCAAGCCGGTGACGCGCGAGCGTCTGGCGCTGACCATCGAGCGCGTGAAGCGCACGATGCTCGAGCCTGAACCGCCGCCCGCGCCACAGCCGCCCCCGCTGCGCAAGGTGTTGGTGAAGGCGGGCGGGAAGAACCTGATCGTCGACGCCGCCGACGTGATCTATGCGCGCATCGAGGACGGGCTGATCACGGTGGCGGCCACGCAGGTCGAAGGCGAAAGCAATTTCAAGACGCTGGAAGAACTTCAGGCGACGCTCGATCCGGCGGTGTTCTGGCGCCCTCACCGAAGCTATCTCGTCAACATCCACCGGATCCGCGAAGTGATCCCGTGGTTCCGGTCGAGCTATCAGATCCGCATGGACGACCGCAAGGGCACGGTGATTCCGGTCAGCCGCGTGCAGACGCGCCGCCTGAAGGAACTGTTCCGTCTCTGA
- a CDS encoding glycosyl hydrolase, translating to MLLVAVNVAFWPRIRAGGGDPPERVSILIPARNEEARLPATLEAALGQPGVSEILVYDDHSTDATAAVIHRFARLDSRVRRIEPLPLPDGWCGKTFACHTLAEQASSPWLLFLDADSVLAPAAVPAIVAEAQRRRATLLSCWPRLEMEGFWEKLLMPMLNFVVFGLYPAPLALVRRTDPSLGLAHGALILARRDAYWRVGGHESVRGELFEDTVLARVWRRRREFSLCLDGQDVVSTRMYEGLSQVWRGFQKNFRPAFHLQVTFWLFLGLHAWLFLGPFLALNLPAAACVLGMRMLLAWRFRHPFWSCLLHPAAEAFLLALGLSSWWRLGHGGVEWKGRRYASA from the coding sequence TTGCTTTTGGTGGCCGTGAACGTGGCCTTCTGGCCGCGGATCCGGGCCGGCGGCGGTGATCCGCCGGAGAGGGTCTCCATCCTGATTCCCGCCCGCAACGAAGAGGCGCGCCTTCCCGCCACGCTGGAAGCGGCGCTCGGCCAGCCCGGCGTCAGCGAGATCCTCGTATACGACGACCACTCGACCGACGCTACGGCCGCTGTCATCCACCGCTTCGCCCGGCTCGATAGCCGCGTGCGCCGCATCGAACCGCTACCCCTTCCCGACGGCTGGTGTGGAAAGACCTTCGCATGCCACACGCTGGCGGAGCAGGCATCGTCGCCGTGGCTGCTGTTTCTGGATGCGGACTCAGTCCTCGCGCCAGCCGCCGTGCCCGCCATCGTGGCGGAGGCGCAACGCAGGCGGGCCACGCTGCTTTCCTGCTGGCCGCGGCTCGAAATGGAGGGTTTCTGGGAGAAGCTGCTGATGCCGATGCTGAACTTTGTCGTCTTCGGCCTGTATCCGGCCCCGCTGGCGCTGGTGCGCCGGACCGACCCGTCGCTCGGGCTGGCTCACGGGGCGCTGATACTGGCCCGGCGGGACGCTTACTGGCGCGTCGGCGGCCACGAGAGCGTCCGCGGCGAACTGTTCGAAGACACCGTTCTTGCCCGCGTGTGGCGGCGCAGGCGCGAGTTTTCACTGTGCCTGGACGGGCAGGACGTCGTCAGCACGCGCATGTACGAAGGGCTCAGCCAGGTGTGGCGAGGCTTCCAGAAAAATTTCCGCCCCGCCTTTCACCTCCAGGTGACCTTCTGGCTGTTTCTGGGACTCCACGCGTGGCTGTTTCTGGGGCCCTTCCTCGCCCTGAACCTGCCTGCGGCGGCGTGCGTGCTGGGCATGCGGATGCTGCTGGCTTGGCGCTTCCGCCATCCTTTCTGGAGCTGCCTGCTGCACCCGGCGGCGGAGGCCTTTCTGCTCGCTCTGGGCCTTTCCAGCTGGTGGCGCCTGGGCCATGGCGGGGTGGAATGGAAGGGCAGGAGGTACGCAAGCGCGTGA
- a CDS encoding phytoene desaturase, producing MEGQEVRKRVRSVIVGAGVSGLALALRLRAAGWDVIVCEHGPAPGGKMNRFQAAGFTFDTGPTLLTMPHVLERLFAFLGERMEDHLSLECLDPHAEYVFADGSRLRVPARVAEWWDQVREFAPQDLAGVRKIHEIGERIFHLSEGTFFRNHPLLPLAPPPPAAFRHLPLQHAWGNYARTVARLVSDPRLRFIYNRYPTYVGSSPYQTPATMLVIPYIEHRFGAWRVRGGMYRIVESLERLAVSRGIRIRTGATAVRFLLEGGRVAGVELQDGEKIAAPLVIFNGDSDRLPPLLGRPARPRPEARSLSGVILLAGTRQMTPLETHTVIFSDSYEREFAELFERGVFPSDPTVYVYAPRDAELAPQGGQSLFLMANAPGDGRTRWDEAAAGEAAGRMLERLRRSGLAGVADQAEILHIRHPGLFEQRFLAPGGAIYGQNSHGWRRAFFRPPNRVPGVRGLYCTGGSYHPGGGVPMVLMSAEITAALIARDRSPMS from the coding sequence ATGGAAGGGCAGGAGGTACGCAAGCGCGTGAGGTCCGTCATCGTCGGGGCCGGCGTCAGCGGACTGGCGCTCGCCCTGCGCCTGCGCGCCGCGGGCTGGGATGTCATCGTCTGCGAGCACGGGCCGGCGCCGGGCGGCAAGATGAACCGTTTTCAGGCCGCAGGCTTCACCTTTGACACCGGCCCCACTCTGCTCACCATGCCGCACGTGCTGGAGCGGCTGTTCGCCTTTCTCGGCGAGCGGATGGAGGACCATCTTTCGCTTGAGTGCCTGGACCCGCATGCGGAATATGTTTTCGCCGACGGAAGCCGCCTGCGGGTGCCCGCCCGCGTGGCAGAATGGTGGGACCAGGTACGGGAATTTGCGCCGCAGGACCTGGCGGGAGTCAGAAAGATCCACGAAATTGGCGAGCGGATTTTTCATCTGTCCGAGGGGACATTTTTCCGGAATCATCCGCTGCTGCCTCTCGCGCCTCCGCCGCCGGCGGCCTTCCGGCACCTGCCGCTGCAGCACGCCTGGGGCAACTATGCGCGCACCGTGGCGCGGCTGGTCAGCGATCCGCGGCTGCGCTTTATCTACAACCGCTATCCGACTTACGTCGGATCGTCGCCCTACCAGACCCCGGCCACGATGCTGGTGATCCCATACATCGAACACCGCTTCGGCGCCTGGCGTGTCCGGGGAGGAATGTATCGCATCGTCGAATCGCTGGAGCGGCTCGCCGTCAGCCGCGGCATTCGAATCCGCACCGGCGCCACGGCAGTCCGGTTCCTGCTGGAAGGCGGGCGTGTGGCGGGCGTGGAGTTGCAGGACGGGGAAAAGATCGCCGCGCCGCTGGTGATCTTCAACGGCGACTCGGACCGCCTGCCGCCGTTGCTGGGCCGCCCGGCCCGGCCTCGGCCCGAGGCGCGCTCCCTTTCCGGCGTCATCCTGCTGGCCGGCACACGGCAAATGACGCCGCTGGAGACGCACACCGTCATCTTTTCCGACAGCTATGAACGGGAATTTGCGGAGCTGTTCGAGCGAGGCGTCTTCCCGTCCGACCCCACCGTGTACGTCTACGCCCCCAGGGATGCCGAGCTGGCGCCGCAAGGCGGTCAGAGTCTGTTCCTGATGGCGAACGCCCCCGGCGATGGACGAACCCGATGGGACGAAGCGGCGGCGGGCGAGGCCGCAGGGCGAATGCTGGAAAGGCTGCGGCGCAGCGGGCTGGCTGGAGTCGCTGACCAGGCCGAGATCTTGCACATCCGGCACCCCGGCCTGTTCGAACAGCGATTCCTGGCGCCCGGCGGCGCCATCTATGGACAGAACTCCCACGGCTGGCGGCGCGCCTTCTTCCGGCCGCCCAACCGCGTCCCCGGCGTGCGCGGCCTGTACTGCACCGGTGGCAGCTATCATCCCGGCGGCGGCGTGCCCATGGTGCTGATGTCGGCAGAGATCACCGCTGCGCTCATCGCCCGTGACCGGAGCCCGATGTCATGA